From a single Rutidosis leptorrhynchoides isolate AG116_Rl617_1_P2 chromosome 5, CSIRO_AGI_Rlap_v1, whole genome shotgun sequence genomic region:
- the LOC139847973 gene encoding uncharacterized protein — translation MSTLAAARADNFYYPPEWEPKKGGLNKFHGQHALRERAKKIDQGILVIRFEMPYNIWCGGCSSMIAKGVRFNAEKKQVGNYYSTKIWSFTMKSACCQHEIVIQTDPKNCEYLVISGAQKKVEDFDTEDAETMALPVDEVKSKLEDPFYRLEHQEEDLKKKKEAEPLLVRLQRVSDARHSDDYSLNKSLRARLRGQKKRVAEEEVSARKMGLGIRLLPASAEDTAAAKRVKFSSKFDKNRNEKRALIKSTSIFSDSYSSSSSGSKRMELEAKRRRINAATTSKLLTGGFKPSSWSTGSGSSVRKNRS, via the exons TCGACACTTGCAGCTGCTAGGGCAGACAACTTCTACTACCCCCCAGAATGGGAACCAAAAAAG GGTGGTTTGAACAAATTTCACGGACAACATGCGTTAAGGGAGAGAGCGAAAAAGATAGATCAGGGTATCCTAGTCATAAGGTTCGAAATGCCGTACAATATCTGGTGTGGCGGCTGTAGTTCTATGATTGCGAAGGGTGTCCGGTTTAATGCTGAGAAGAAGCAAGTAGGGAATTATTATTCTACAAAG ATATGGAGCTTCACAATGAAATCTGCATGTTGTCAGCATGAAATTGTCATTCAAACTGATCCAAAGAACTGCGAGTATTTAGTTATCAGTGGTGCTCAAAAAAAAGTTGAAGACTTTGATACTGAAGATGCAGAAACTATGGCACTCCCTGTTGACGAAG TAAAAAGCAAGCTAGAAGATCCTTTTTACCGTCTTGAACATCAAGAAGAGGATTTAAAGAAGAAAAAAGAAGCAGAGCCGTTATTAGTCCGACTTCAACGAGTATCCGACGCAAGACATTCAGACGATTATTCGTTAAACAAGTCTCTTCGTGCCAGACTCAGA GGTCAAAAGAAACGAGTTGCCGAAGAAGAGGTGTCCGCAAGGAAAATGGGACTCGGGATAAGACTACTTCCAGCATCTGCAGAAGATACGGCGGCTGCTAAACGTGTGAAGTTTTCTTCAAAGTTTGATAAAAACAGGAACGAGAAACGAGCGTTAATCAAATCCACATCTATTTTCTCAGACTcgtattcatcttcatcatctggtTCCAAAAGGATGGAACTTGAAGCGAAACGTAGAAGAATAAATGCAGCAACAACATCTAAGTTGTTGACCGGGGGGTTTAAGCCATCATCATGGTCCACAGGTTCTGGATCTTCAGTTCGTAAGAACAGGTCCTGA